The following proteins are co-located in the Synechococcus sp. PROS-U-1 genome:
- a CDS encoding deoxyribose-phosphate aldolase — protein sequence MADQAQELPDLPPRLDQAILDPLLTQDQLQALCDSGVQEGVRAICTTPRQLPLLRDRVGGTKSGPRLVAAIGFPFGAIPADLKLAEAEWCAAHGAQELDVVPDFSALANGDSGAYAEELSALCDLGLPMRVILDMARLETEQLELAVEAAIDAGAAGLQTGNGFGPACHPDQIRQLKQLSRKRCAIKAAGGIHSLSHAGELLLAGADLLGTSSAPALLQAQRRPAA from the coding sequence ATGGCTGATCAAGCCCAAGAGCTTCCCGACCTACCTCCAAGGCTTGATCAAGCAATCCTGGATCCGTTGCTGACCCAGGACCAACTTCAGGCTCTCTGTGACTCCGGGGTGCAAGAGGGCGTACGTGCCATCTGCACCACACCGCGGCAGTTGCCACTGCTTCGAGATCGAGTCGGGGGCACCAAATCAGGTCCGCGTCTGGTGGCTGCCATCGGCTTCCCGTTCGGTGCGATTCCCGCCGATCTGAAGCTGGCCGAAGCGGAGTGGTGTGCTGCCCATGGCGCGCAAGAGCTTGATGTCGTGCCGGACTTCAGTGCCTTGGCGAACGGCGATTCAGGAGCGTATGCAGAAGAACTCTCAGCTCTCTGTGACCTGGGACTTCCGATGCGGGTCATCTTGGATATGGCACGTCTGGAAACGGAACAACTGGAGTTAGCCGTGGAGGCCGCGATTGATGCTGGCGCTGCAGGCCTTCAAACTGGCAATGGCTTTGGTCCGGCATGTCATCCCGACCAGATCCGTCAGTTGAAGCAACTGAGCCGAAAACGCTGCGCGATCAAAGCGGCAGGGGGCATTCACAGCCTCAGCCACGCAGGGGAGCTGCTGTTGGCGGGGGCCGATCTGCTGGGTACCAGCAGCGCCCCAGCACTGCTTCAGGCCCAACGCCGGCCAGCTGCCTAA
- the recO gene encoding DNA repair protein RecO: protein MAERRLTGLALKVGPLGEHDRLLSLLSDAEGVSRFAVPGARRPKSSLAAAAPLTLLELQVGGRSGLARVRQLRVLRSFSGLGQQLETLAAAQALCDLCLQLASQDPVEGLLATVQLHLERLEEHGTEPELVLAGTVQACIHLLTLGGYGLPLQTCCMTGEPLEPPLGEWGWRCSLLPQDGFAIDEQPGAAIQLNPSELALLQRLLRADLPRRRDGQLMGPPAVWRRLLKVVDIWSRTHLNRRCKALAMLQETLLEGT, encoded by the coding sequence ATGGCAGAACGACGCCTCACAGGACTCGCTCTCAAAGTGGGCCCCCTGGGCGAGCATGACCGTCTCCTGAGCCTGCTCAGCGATGCCGAGGGCGTCAGCCGCTTCGCCGTTCCTGGAGCGCGCCGACCCAAAAGCAGTCTGGCCGCTGCAGCACCTCTCACGCTGTTGGAACTTCAGGTGGGAGGTCGCAGCGGTCTGGCCCGGGTGCGCCAATTGCGGGTGCTGCGGAGTTTCTCCGGCCTCGGACAGCAACTGGAAACCCTGGCTGCGGCGCAGGCCCTGTGTGATCTTTGCCTTCAGCTGGCCTCACAGGACCCCGTCGAGGGATTGCTGGCCACGGTGCAACTGCACCTGGAACGTCTGGAGGAGCATGGGACCGAACCGGAGCTAGTGCTGGCCGGCACGGTCCAGGCTTGCATCCATCTGCTCACCCTGGGCGGTTATGGATTGCCGCTCCAGACCTGCTGCATGACGGGCGAGCCCCTGGAACCACCGCTGGGTGAATGGGGCTGGCGCTGCAGCCTGCTACCGCAGGACGGCTTTGCCATCGACGAGCAACCTGGTGCGGCCATCCAGCTCAATCCCTCTGAATTGGCCCTGCTCCAGCGGCTGCTCCGTGCCGATCTGCCGCGACGCCGTGACGGTCAGCTGATGGGTCCCCCGGCGGTGTGGCGCCGACTGCTCAAGGTCGTCGACATTTGGAGCCGGACGCATCTCAACCGCCGCTGCAAAGCACTCGCCATGCTGCAGGAGACACTGCTGGAAGGAACGTGA
- a CDS encoding MFS transporter — protein sequence MSGPSLTTPEPALPTGSNPEGKRGLEAVLRLNDFRKLWLGQIFSQLADKFYIVLMVFLIDQHLLLKGQGSGVLAEMASDYGLDISTRTQVITLLATGIFVANTIPAMLLGTVAGVWADRWPKRRVMVASNAIRALLVVFAPICLLPGPIWLGLPWGYWGLVGMTFLESILTQFFAPSEQATIPVVVPGEHLLAANSLYQATSMGATILGFALGEPILRALHSGLASLGFDGGEFLLLPLCYGLAALSLSRLKLQEARKPASNSSVWTEIGEGFQVLRRVPSVRGAMIHLVLLYSLLAALYVLALQLAALIDNLGPSGFGALLAMSGLGMAIGAVLIAQLGHRFSRRRLTATGLGTITWTLVLLSQLRGSLTFTLSLCGILGIGAALVAIPAQTTIQEETPETERGRVFGLQNNLINIALSLPLVLAGTLVSSIGLQPVLLLLAGLALVAALIERPWQRC from the coding sequence TTGAGCGGACCCAGCCTCACCACCCCTGAACCCGCTCTGCCCACCGGCAGCAATCCCGAGGGAAAGCGAGGCTTAGAAGCCGTGCTGCGCCTCAACGATTTCCGCAAGCTGTGGCTGGGCCAGATCTTTTCCCAGCTGGCAGACAAGTTTTACATCGTGCTGATGGTCTTCCTGATCGATCAGCACCTGCTGCTGAAGGGTCAGGGAAGTGGCGTGCTGGCGGAGATGGCGTCGGATTACGGCCTGGACATCAGCACACGCACCCAGGTGATCACTTTGTTGGCCACAGGGATTTTTGTGGCCAACACCATTCCGGCCATGCTGCTGGGGACGGTGGCAGGGGTCTGGGCTGACCGCTGGCCCAAGCGTCGGGTGATGGTGGCCAGTAATGCCATCCGTGCCCTGTTGGTGGTGTTCGCACCGATCTGCCTGCTCCCAGGCCCCATTTGGCTCGGTCTCCCCTGGGGCTACTGGGGCCTTGTGGGAATGACCTTCCTTGAATCGATCCTGACCCAGTTCTTCGCCCCCTCAGAACAGGCCACCATTCCGGTCGTGGTGCCTGGGGAACACCTTCTGGCTGCCAACTCCCTATATCAGGCCACCAGCATGGGAGCCACGATCCTGGGCTTCGCCCTTGGCGAACCAATTCTTCGTGCGTTGCACAGCGGCCTGGCGTCCCTCGGCTTCGATGGCGGCGAATTTCTACTGCTTCCTCTCTGTTATGGCCTTGCGGCCCTCAGCCTGTCGCGCCTGAAACTTCAGGAAGCCCGCAAACCCGCATCCAACTCCTCGGTGTGGACGGAGATCGGTGAAGGGTTCCAGGTGCTGCGACGGGTTCCCTCCGTGCGCGGCGCCATGATTCATCTGGTGCTGCTCTACAGCCTGTTGGCGGCGTTGTACGTGCTCGCGCTTCAGCTCGCTGCTCTGATCGACAACCTGGGCCCCTCTGGGTTTGGAGCACTCCTGGCCATGAGCGGTCTGGGAATGGCAATCGGAGCCGTCTTGATTGCTCAGCTGGGGCATCGGTTCAGCCGTCGTCGACTCACAGCGACCGGCCTCGGAACCATTACCTGGACGTTGGTGCTGCTCAGCCAACTACGAGGGTCTCTGACCTTCACCCTGAGCCTCTGCGGCATTCTCGGAATTGGAGCAGCTCTGGTGGCGATTCCTGCTCAGACCACCATTCAGGAGGAAACACCCGAAACAGAGCGGGGACGAGTGTTTGGACTCCAGAACAACCTGATCAACATCGCTTTGAGTCTGCCGCTCGTTCTGGCAGGAACCCTGGTGAGCAGCATTGGCCTGCAACCGGTCCTGTTGCTGCTGGCTGGTTTGGCGCTGGTGGCGGCTTTGATCGAACGACCATGGCAACGCTGCTAA
- a CDS encoding glycosyltransferase family 4 protein, protein MAQIAWLGKKSPFCGNVSYGISTTEALRRRGHQVHFIHFDNPRSPERDNTSLLANDPDVSLPYLVKSQVYTIPSPGAQRELRESLERLQPDLVHASLTLSPLDFRLPELCQQLGVPLVATFHPPFDAGLRNLTAGTQQLSYQLYAPALARYDRVIVFSQLQADFLERLGVPADRLTVIPNGVDTDRWCPTTPGTLSLRHQQVRQRLGRERIVLYMGRLATEKNVEALLRAWRLVAPEGCRLVIVGDGPLRNSLMNQFNDDGILWWGHEPDQDTRVALLQCAEVFILPSLVEGLSLALLEAMASGTACVATDAGADGEVLEQGAGIVLSTQGVTTQLRTLLPVLRDQPVLTAELGRKARVRALERYTISRNIDALEQLYADLMLTSTVAA, encoded by the coding sequence TTGGCGCAGATTGCCTGGCTCGGCAAGAAGTCCCCCTTCTGCGGGAATGTGTCCTACGGGATCAGCACCACCGAAGCGCTGCGGCGTCGCGGACATCAGGTGCACTTCATCCATTTCGACAACCCGCGCAGCCCTGAGCGCGACAACACGTCACTGCTGGCCAACGACCCTGACGTCAGCCTTCCTTATCTGGTCAAATCGCAGGTTTATACGATTCCCTCCCCTGGAGCACAACGGGAGCTGAGGGAATCACTCGAACGGCTGCAACCCGATCTGGTGCACGCCAGCCTCACCCTGTCGCCTCTGGATTTTCGCCTGCCGGAGCTCTGCCAGCAGCTGGGCGTCCCCCTTGTCGCCACCTTTCACCCCCCCTTTGATGCGGGCCTGCGCAACCTGACGGCCGGAACCCAGCAGCTCAGCTACCAGCTGTATGCGCCGGCCTTGGCTCGCTACGACAGGGTGATCGTGTTTTCGCAGCTCCAGGCGGATTTTCTGGAGCGCCTTGGCGTTCCTGCAGACCGTCTAACTGTGATTCCCAATGGTGTGGATACCGACCGCTGGTGCCCCACGACCCCAGGCACCCTTTCGTTGAGGCATCAACAGGTTCGACAGCGCCTGGGTCGAGAGCGAATCGTGCTCTACATGGGGCGACTGGCGACGGAAAAGAACGTCGAGGCTCTGCTGCGGGCCTGGCGCCTTGTCGCACCGGAGGGCTGTCGACTGGTGATCGTCGGCGACGGCCCTCTTCGCAACAGCCTGATGAACCAGTTCAACGACGATGGAATCCTCTGGTGGGGCCATGAACCTGACCAGGACACCCGGGTTGCCCTACTCCAGTGCGCAGAGGTCTTTATCCTCCCGAGCCTTGTGGAGGGACTGTCGCTGGCTTTGCTGGAGGCGATGGCCAGCGGAACAGCCTGTGTTGCCACCGATGCTGGTGCGGACGGAGAAGTGCTGGAGCAGGGGGCGGGGATCGTGCTGAGCACGCAGGGCGTCACGACTCAATTGCGCACGCTGCTCCCCGTGCTCAGAGACCAACCGGTGCTGACGGCGGAACTGGGCAGAAAAGCCCGCGTGCGCGCCTTGGAGCGCTACACGATTTCACGCAACATCGATGCCCTCGAACAGCTCTACGCAGATCTCATGCTGACCAGCACAGTTGCCGCCTGA
- a CDS encoding isoprenylcysteine carboxylmethyltransferase family protein yields MFSDWGFSWGGWLDNRRGEWWLLAQLLLITAHLLPVWPSPASFGVPIWPLPLFGVGLLMLAFGLFRAVEAFRCLGASLSPLPAPKPSNQLIATGSYAICRHPLYRAVLLCSAGVVLATASLLHLLLLLSLAVVLRGKARFEEKGLRAVHPNYSQYAAATPAIVGWVPGLDWR; encoded by the coding sequence ATGTTCTCGGATTGGGGCTTTAGTTGGGGCGGCTGGTTGGACAACCGCCGGGGTGAGTGGTGGCTGCTGGCCCAGCTGCTACTGATCACGGCCCATCTGCTTCCTGTCTGGCCATCTCCGGCCAGTTTTGGTGTGCCGATTTGGCCCTTGCCCTTGTTTGGAGTGGGCCTGTTGATGCTGGCTTTCGGTCTGTTTCGGGCCGTTGAGGCGTTTCGCTGCCTTGGGGCCAGCCTCTCTCCGCTTCCGGCACCCAAGCCTTCGAATCAGCTGATCGCCACCGGCTCCTATGCCATCTGTCGGCATCCGCTGTACCGGGCCGTGTTGCTTTGTTCAGCAGGTGTTGTCCTTGCCACGGCCAGCCTGCTTCATCTTTTGCTCTTGCTCAGTTTGGCGGTGGTCCTGCGAGGGAAAGCCCGCTTTGAGGAGAAGGGTTTACGGGCGGTGCATCCGAATTACTCGCAGTACGCCGCCGCCACTCCGGCGATAGTGGGCTGGGTTCCTGGTCTGGACTGGCGCTGA
- a CDS encoding L,D-transpeptidase, producing the protein MDLASASTSPSTSPLTGESVLVLNRTMRSLSRTGDPIWSLRLETPGKPVEDFDAVSGRAHRQNADRHRSGTRAPLPAGRYSLGPVEALGPADPSELGPIWIGIEPQFPTGRGHLGIHLDPSANRNANSGTLGCVGLIRWEDMQSLAGLVQRRNVRTLVVSE; encoded by the coding sequence ATGGATCTCGCCTCGGCCTCGACCTCCCCCTCCACCTCTCCATTGACCGGCGAGTCAGTCCTGGTGCTGAACCGCACCATGCGATCGCTTTCACGCACGGGCGATCCCATCTGGAGTCTTCGCTTGGAAACCCCTGGCAAGCCCGTTGAGGATTTTGATGCCGTTAGCGGTCGCGCCCACCGTCAGAACGCTGACCGCCATCGTTCCGGCACCCGTGCGCCGCTTCCTGCCGGTCGCTACAGCCTTGGACCGGTTGAAGCCTTGGGTCCTGCTGATCCAAGCGAGCTCGGGCCGATCTGGATCGGGATTGAACCGCAGTTCCCGACAGGACGAGGACATCTGGGCATTCATCTCGATCCGAGCGCTAACCGCAATGCCAACAGCGGCACGTTGGGCTGTGTGGGTTTGATTCGTTGGGAGGACATGCAGTCCCTGGCGGGTCTTGTGCAGCGCCGTAACGTCCGAACATTGGTGGTGAGCGAGTGA
- a CDS encoding acireductone dioxygenase: MSRLSIFPDETTSELTDGLVPELESCDSAVIQAELSRRGIGFEQWPAHRHLPEGAEAAAILEVYSEAIDRVQRDGGYATVDAIRMTPDHPDRETLRQKFLEEHTHAEDEVRFFVEGCGLFVLHIGSEVLSMLCERGDLIRVPAGTRHWFDMGQRPRFCAVRWFNNPEGWVAQYTGSSIAQRFPRLD, encoded by the coding sequence ATGAGTCGTCTCAGCATCTTTCCAGACGAAACCACATCAGAGCTAACGGATGGACTTGTTCCCGAGCTGGAGAGCTGTGATTCAGCTGTGATTCAGGCGGAGCTCAGTCGTCGTGGAATCGGTTTTGAGCAATGGCCCGCCCATCGGCACCTCCCTGAGGGCGCTGAAGCGGCCGCCATCCTCGAGGTTTATTCGGAAGCTATTGACCGAGTTCAGCGCGATGGCGGCTACGCCACGGTCGATGCGATTCGGATGACCCCGGATCACCCCGATCGCGAGACGCTTCGCCAGAAGTTCCTGGAGGAGCACACCCACGCTGAAGACGAGGTGCGCTTTTTTGTGGAAGGGTGCGGCTTGTTTGTCTTGCACATCGGTTCCGAGGTGCTCAGCATGCTGTGTGAAAGGGGCGACCTGATTCGCGTTCCAGCAGGGACCCGTCACTGGTTTGACATGGGCCAGCGCCCTCGGTTCTGTGCAGTCCGTTGGTTCAATAACCCTGAGGGATGGGTGGCTCAGTACACCGGCAGCAGCATCGCCCAGCGTTTTCCCAGGCTTGACTGA
- the cobI gene encoding precorrin-2 C(20)-methyltransferase gives MGVGPGDPSLLTLAAVEAIRRAQVVAYPVGRPGGDSMAARIAASWIRSDHQRLPLLFPMVDAAEPRRAAWGSAAQQLQNAIRSGQQVALLCEGDASLFASCSYVLLAIRQEWPDCPITVIPGITSCSAAAAAGLWPLALQQDQLLVRPCPDTSEELELVLNTAATTGQVLALLKLGRRWSWVQPLLKQRSLLKQALFAERVGWPEQRICPADAVDAEPRPYFSLLLIRQGWPEVLP, from the coding sequence GTGGGAGTCGGCCCTGGCGATCCATCTCTACTGACTCTGGCCGCCGTTGAGGCCATCCGCCGCGCGCAGGTGGTGGCGTATCCGGTCGGACGCCCAGGGGGCGACAGCATGGCCGCCCGAATCGCCGCCTCCTGGATCCGCAGCGACCATCAGCGCCTGCCGCTGTTGTTCCCCATGGTGGACGCCGCCGAACCACGTCGTGCCGCCTGGGGATCGGCGGCGCAACAACTTCAAAACGCAATCCGTTCCGGCCAGCAGGTGGCGCTGCTCTGCGAGGGAGATGCATCTCTGTTTGCGAGCTGCAGCTACGTGCTGCTGGCCATTCGCCAAGAGTGGCCCGACTGTCCCATCACCGTCATCCCGGGAATCACCTCATGCTCCGCTGCAGCTGCTGCCGGCCTCTGGCCCCTTGCCCTCCAACAGGATCAACTGCTGGTGCGCCCCTGCCCCGACACCTCTGAGGAATTGGAGCTGGTTCTGAACACCGCCGCCACCACAGGTCAAGTGCTCGCCCTGTTGAAGCTGGGGCGACGCTGGAGTTGGGTGCAACCCCTGCTGAAGCAACGCAGCCTGCTGAAGCAAGCGCTGTTTGCCGAGCGGGTCGGTTGGCCTGAACAACGCATCTGTCCAGCGGATGCAGTTGATGCCGAACCGCGCCCCTACTTCTCACTACTGCTCATTCGTCAGGGATGGCCTGAGGTGTTGCCCTAA
- the proC gene encoding pyrroline-5-carboxylate reductase, which yields MAQALVLPLLESGRIPAHQLLAVVGGSGSLEQRRSALPAGVGLVAADDPSAPKVWTAPVQLLAVKPQQLDSVAAAAPPVTGQPLLISVLAGVSLARLQHLFPGHRCVRAVPNTPALVGAGLTGLAWGEGIAQEQRDQVLQLFADVGEVLELAEAKLDPFLALTSSGPAFVALVAEAMADGAVAAGLPRDLALRLSHRTLAGTAELLDRRDLHPAQLKDMVTSPAGTTIAGVRALERIGLRSALIEAVIAAAERSRELA from the coding sequence ATGGCTCAGGCCCTTGTGCTTCCTCTGCTTGAGAGTGGTCGGATTCCAGCTCATCAGCTGCTGGCCGTTGTTGGGGGGAGCGGCTCCCTGGAGCAACGCCGTTCGGCGTTGCCGGCTGGTGTCGGATTGGTGGCTGCCGACGATCCTTCAGCTCCCAAGGTTTGGACCGCACCGGTCCAGTTGCTTGCGGTTAAGCCGCAGCAACTGGATTCCGTTGCAGCAGCAGCTCCACCCGTCACGGGTCAGCCATTGCTGATCTCTGTGTTGGCGGGAGTGTCTTTGGCTCGCTTGCAACATCTGTTTCCTGGCCACCGTTGTGTGAGGGCGGTGCCGAATACACCCGCTCTGGTGGGAGCCGGTCTGACGGGTCTGGCCTGGGGTGAAGGGATCGCTCAAGAGCAACGGGACCAGGTGCTGCAGCTGTTCGCTGATGTGGGAGAAGTGCTCGAACTGGCTGAGGCCAAGCTTGATCCCTTTTTGGCCTTGACCTCCTCTGGTCCTGCCTTTGTGGCTTTGGTGGCGGAAGCCATGGCTGACGGTGCGGTGGCTGCCGGTCTTCCCAGGGATCTGGCGTTGCGTCTGAGCCACCGAACCCTGGCTGGAACGGCTGAGTTGCTGGACCGTCGTGATCTGCACCCTGCCCAGCTCAAGGACATGGTCACCTCGCCGGCGGGAACCACGATCGCCGGCGTCCGTGCCTTGGAACGCATCGGTCTGCGCTCCGCCTTAATCGAAGCCGTCATCGCGGCTGCCGAACGAAGTCGGGAGCTGGCTTAG
- a CDS encoding cell division protein SepF — MSLISRLRAVVAGDDYLDGELDDFAYDDEQDDQDQRAMQADGGALATIGDTNPFDLGSDLPGSNVIGMPGISTAAAEVNVMEPRSFDEMPRAIQALRERKTVILNLTMMEPDQAQRAVDFVAGGTFAIDGHQERVGESIFLFAPSCVTVTNTGQDETSAPTVVSREADVADAGEASSAPSPAWGAAAL; from the coding sequence GTGTCGCTGATCTCCCGTCTCCGTGCTGTCGTCGCTGGCGACGACTACCTCGATGGCGAATTGGATGATTTCGCCTATGACGACGAGCAAGATGACCAAGACCAGCGCGCCATGCAGGCTGATGGCGGTGCCTTGGCAACCATTGGTGACACCAACCCCTTTGATCTAGGCAGTGACCTTCCTGGATCCAATGTGATCGGAATGCCTGGCATCAGCACCGCGGCGGCGGAAGTGAATGTGATGGAGCCCCGCAGCTTCGACGAAATGCCTCGGGCGATTCAGGCTCTGCGCGAGCGCAAGACGGTCATCCTCAATCTCACGATGATGGAGCCTGATCAGGCGCAGCGTGCTGTCGACTTCGTGGCCGGCGGCACCTTCGCGATTGATGGGCATCAAGAGCGCGTTGGCGAGAGTATTTTCCTGTTCGCCCCAAGTTGCGTCACCGTCACCAACACGGGTCAGGACGAGACCTCAGCTCCAACAGTGGTGAGCCGTGAAGCCGATGTTGCCGATGCTGGGGAAGCCTCCAGCGCCCCGTCGCCCGCTTGGGGAGCCGCTGCTCTCTGA
- a CDS encoding YggS family pyridoxal phosphate-dependent enzyme — protein MTDSLAARWQALHIDRPPSARLLAVSKGHPASAVRCVAELGQCDFGESRVQEALPKQKELIDLHLHWHFIGRLQSNKVRPVVKAFDVIHSVDSLLLAERVSRIALEEARRPDVLLQVKLRADPSKGGLSADELCAIWSDLQALPGLQISGLMTMAPLEMGSMQRRELFAECRALADRLKLVECSMGMSTDWKEAADAGSTWLRIGSALFGPRLLSTDSAN, from the coding sequence TTGACAGATTCACTCGCTGCGCGTTGGCAGGCGCTCCATATCGATCGTCCTCCCTCCGCCAGGCTTCTTGCCGTTAGCAAGGGTCATCCTGCATCGGCTGTGCGTTGCGTTGCCGAGCTTGGTCAGTGTGATTTCGGGGAAAGCCGCGTTCAGGAGGCTCTGCCCAAACAAAAGGAGCTGATCGATCTGCACTTGCATTGGCATTTCATCGGGCGCCTGCAGAGCAACAAAGTGCGGCCGGTGGTGAAGGCCTTTGATGTCATTCACTCTGTGGATTCCTTGTTGCTGGCCGAACGGGTGTCGCGCATCGCGTTGGAGGAGGCGCGGCGGCCCGACGTGCTGCTACAGGTGAAACTCCGAGCAGATCCCAGCAAGGGGGGGCTGTCTGCCGATGAACTCTGCGCCATCTGGTCGGATCTTCAAGCGTTGCCTGGCTTGCAGATTTCGGGTCTGATGACCATGGCTCCACTCGAAATGGGCTCCATGCAGCGCAGGGAGTTGTTTGCCGAGTGCCGTGCCCTGGCGGATCGGCTCAAGTTGGTGGAGTGCTCGATGGGGATGAGCACCGACTGGAAAGAGGCTGCAGATGCGGGCAGCACCTGGCTCAGAATCGGCTCCGCACTCTTCGGCCCGAGATTGCTGTCAACAGACTCGGCGAATTGA
- a CDS encoding PipX family protein, translating to MASERYLNHPTFGMLYRVAPAGEGRDVYATLYAQRMFFLVTLQPRGAQFEVIPYGDARHHAEVHLSRCRRDGSQELASWTQLFDQTFI from the coding sequence ATGGCGTCCGAGCGATATCTCAATCACCCCACCTTCGGGATGCTCTATCGAGTGGCTCCGGCAGGCGAGGGTCGTGACGTTTACGCCACGTTGTATGCCCAGAGAATGTTCTTCCTGGTCACCCTGCAGCCCCGCGGTGCCCAGTTCGAAGTGATCCCCTACGGCGACGCGCGGCACCACGCCGAGGTCCATCTGAGCCGTTGCCGGCGGGATGGATCGCAGGAGCTGGCCTCCTGGACTCAGCTGTTCGATCAGACGTTCATTTGA
- a CDS encoding energy-coupling factor transporter transmembrane protein EcfT: MDWLRQVPMGQYVDGSSGWLRRLDPRLKLAWSLVFLLTPVLAGPLWRVALVMALVVITLCSGLARSLWWRSVLLLTALAVAVGLLSMLLPAVDPPAAFPLRNPAELSGLATEGPSWDLLRLGPLQLGGLKLGPLVVDRASAVLGLRTSTLIFTVIHSVNLMLITTPPEDLVWALSWCLAPLKWLGCPVERLGFQLLLALRFLPLVQEELQNLLRSLASRAVNLRQLGFKAGFGLVLAVGERLLANILLRAEQGADALVARGGQILGPSYFRMAPDRPAPLLNGLAIAILVLVIGLRGQYGAL, translated from the coding sequence ATGGACTGGTTGCGCCAGGTCCCCATGGGCCAATACGTCGATGGCTCCAGTGGTTGGCTCAGGCGGTTGGACCCTCGTCTGAAGCTGGCCTGGTCCCTTGTTTTTTTACTCACCCCCGTTTTGGCGGGTCCCCTGTGGCGTGTGGCGCTGGTGATGGCGTTGGTGGTGATCACCCTTTGCAGTGGCCTGGCCCGATCGCTGTGGTGGCGGTCTGTCCTTCTGCTCACGGCGTTGGCGGTTGCGGTAGGTCTGTTGTCGATGCTGTTGCCGGCTGTTGATCCCCCTGCGGCCTTCCCCCTCCGCAATCCGGCCGAGCTTTCGGGGCTCGCAACGGAGGGGCCTTCCTGGGATCTGCTGCGCCTAGGCCCCTTGCAGTTGGGTGGTCTGAAGCTGGGGCCTCTGGTGGTGGATCGGGCCTCTGCGGTGCTGGGGCTGCGGACGTCGACCTTGATCTTCACCGTGATCCACAGTGTCAATCTGATGTTGATCACAACCCCCCCGGAGGATTTGGTCTGGGCCCTCAGTTGGTGTCTGGCTCCGTTGAAGTGGCTGGGGTGTCCTGTGGAGCGACTGGGGTTTCAGCTGTTGCTCGCGCTTCGTTTCCTGCCGCTCGTTCAGGAAGAACTCCAGAATCTCCTGCGATCTCTCGCCAGTCGTGCCGTCAATCTGCGCCAGCTGGGATTCAAGGCCGGCTTCGGACTGGTGCTGGCCGTTGGTGAGCGGCTGCTGGCCAACATCCTTCTGAGAGCTGAGCAGGGAGCGGATGCCCTGGTGGCCCGTGGTGGTCAGATTCTTGGCCCTTCATACTTCCGCATGGCTCCCGATCGTCCTGCACCACTGCTCAATGGCCTGGCAATTGCCATTCTTGTGTTGGTGATCGGGCTCCGGGGTCAGTACGGTGCCCTATGA